The DNA segment gagtcattgctgaaggagcaacgtATTGGaaacagtctgattttacatcaaactgcagtttcagattccactgttaatgcacccaaaatagaaatagaacataacctccaatttgaaacacaaaaagctgtcttcaccatcatatgacactgaccaataaaaaggctttgaaattaataaaaataaatttgacaacagatttctaggatgaacaatgagagaaatataattttctagtttagattctctgtagaaacattaacataagaagagtctgctggatcaggccagtggcccatctagtccagcatcctgttctcacagtggccaaccaggtgcccgggggaagcctgcaggcaggacctgagtgcaagacagtaagacaggaaagaagcaaagtaagaagaacaccaacaaacatacaaaactctatctttggagatggcaggtgttgccaccactcaccatatgctcagaggcacatgttaccaaattcttccaagctacacaggaagtggattggactgtgaaagaccaacccaaatggtgtttgcattttgaccaatttgcagggccgtacaatatctcagggaggagttcaggtctcctgctcccctggtgcattcactatagctgcccaacttccctgctttttaaagtttgatagaaatatctgtggtctataggtacattcttaaaccgcaaggttttttgcctattagtgattattGCATAGTTTTGTCTTAACATTTAATTCACTGTATTATATTGGAGttactcagtttcatcattttatattATGCACACATGTACAAATACAAATCGTATTTGTtattttgtaaactacttagagacTTCTTAAGTATTGAGCAGTTTGAATTGTATTGTGTTATGCTAGACCCCCATATTTGAGGCAGGTGGGTTTTTGTCTTTTACCCCCATATGTTGTCTATTTTTCTTacattttatttgtgtgtaaataTCCAGGCCTCCCTGTATTGAGTTTCTTCAGCACACCACTGCAGGAATTTTGTGGGCTTCACAGTCTAACACTGCAAACctacccatgtctactcagaagtaagtcctattgactactgtgggacttactcctgggtaagtgggtttaggattgcagcctgagccactagaacagtggttcccaaacatttttctatatgcacctcttgaaaattgctgagggtcttggggaACCACttggtgatttttctgcctgttgtagctgtGCTAGATGTGGTATGATTTGTTAATTGTatctttgcttttatttcttatatgttgtATTGTGTTACAATTCAATGTTCtaattctggtgtacaaagccctatacagcttgggaccaggatatctgaaagaccgtcttaccccttatatacccggtcaatcactgtgttctgcaggtgagggcctcctgcagataccatgttatcaggaggtccgttctgcacaacctaggaaacggacctttagtgtggtggcacctaccctgtggaattccctccccttaaatattaggcaggtgccatctctgttatcttttcggttactattgaagactttcctctttcaacaagccttttaagttaagacctatcccattctgcgtctgtgttggaattgcttttaatatgtttttttaaacatttttttctaaacaatatgtttttaaccctttttatttaagatgtttttaaagtttttttaaagaatgtttttaaagttgttttgttttaatgtattttaaaatctgtttttatgatgtttttagtgcttttgtttgccaccctgggctcctgctgggaggaagggcggaatataaaataaataaattatttagaaccttgtccaagtgcctccTTTCAATGTCACTTCTGGTCCATCCTACTCACCTTGCGGGCAGACTGGGCTGCTGAGTTCTAAGAATGACAGCCTCTGCTTGCCAGTCACAGCTGCTTCTCCCACTGTGATCTTCAGACATaatatggaccacctgaataaagcttatggaccactggtaatccacggaccacagtttgggaacccctgcactagAAAACTTATTTCACTCTTCATATCAAACAAACAATGTCAAAGTTATTTAGTAGCATTAACCCAGTTTGGTATGGGAAAGACAGAAGACACTAAAAAAGTAAAACTGAATTTAAGGAAATAGGCATTTACATGGCATTAAAAGTAAAAAAGGAAGAACACTTCTAAAAATGGCATGAAAATTTAAAAATTGGATTTTCCTAGGTATTTTCCTTCGGTGACTGGACAACTGTTAGACTAGTTATTGTGCCCTCATGCTCAGGCTAAAACTCATAGACCAAATTAAGACTTTCAGGCAGTCGCCAGtcaaatgttttttaataatattaatacaaGTATAGTCTGATAGAGGGCaatttttaaatgtgtttctATGTAAAATTCTTAAGTGTGTGATGAAGAGTTTTTGTACTATTTACTGCAGTGAAGAAATTTAGGGATTACTAACACATCCTATCGTATTGGGGTCAGAAATATAGCCCAGAGGTATTTGTATGATAGATGTATTAGACTGCATTATTGACAGCTATCAGAATAGCACAATACGCCATCATGTGACGGCTGAGGCTTCAAACATTTTATTGTGGAGTTGTGGgtaaagaaggggctggcttgtgcagctgtggcgagcaggctctagccagctggggaggactagcctcagagggaggcaatggcaaaccccctctgaataccgcttaccgtgaacaccctattcatagggtagccataagttgggatcaacttgaaggcagtccatttccatttaacccTAAATGTGCACAAGCTAACTTCCTCTAACAACCACCAAAAAAGAAGGTGACTCTTACTGTGGTGTTTTTCTTTCTCGGGATCTCAACTTAAACATTTGCATAGATCTCAGTACTTTTTATGGAGAAAGGAAACTTCATAAACCCTTCAATATGTTCTGTAGTTCTGTTCAGTTTTAATATAGAGAACATAGTACagcaaatgtgtttattttttaaaaaaaagttcttgtGACAAGGATTCGTGACAGACAAGCTACTGCCACTCTGTTGACTTTCTCAGTGTTTATAATCTTCTGAAATGGCTAGTAGGTTTACAAAGAATAAATACCTCTGTCTAAATCCTTCCACCTCTTAGTGTTTACATTATCATTGaaattatatattaaaaaattgtgTCTGTAGCGTGAGTGTGTGTATAAATAGTGTGCCAAGGGACAATAGGTAACATCTGTTCTCTTTCAGCTTTGTAGTACTAAGACTTTAAAGCCTTTGATCCTCCCTTTTCTGTGACCTCTTTTCAGGTCTCAAAATTATAAATTCCAGATTACACTTTAGCAATTTTATTTCCTGGAATGATGAAAGGAATTGAGAATCATGGTAATAATAGGAAGGATTCTTCTGGACAATAATTAGTGGAGCTAATTTGAAACTAGCCTCTCATCTCCCCCGTCCCCTTCCCTGATCTtccagtaattttttaaaaaaatatgtagtGTTCATCAAGTGTTGCACAGATACCTAGTGTTTCTAGTCATTATCTTATATATTTGTGTATCTTGCTTCACTCTTGTTTGGGGCCGGCATGCCTGCTTCTATTTAGTTTGCCTTTAGCTGTGTGTGGTGGATTAGCATTTCATCAGGATGGAATAAGATTGAATTGACATTGAAGCTCTTTtaccattcccctcccccattcttgCCATGGgagagggaaggtataatcttaaAGGAATCCCATGTTACAGATAGAAAAACTATACATATAAATAGCAAGTGGTATCTAGGATCTGAGGAAGAATTCATACTGAGGTGTTTGGATCAGCTGGTACAGTAGGTTGCATCAGGCTAAAATGGTGTCACATGGAACAAAAGCTTTAGGGATTTTATTTAGCTCTTAATCCACCACACTGTTTGACTGGTTGTCTATGTGAGCAAGCCATCCCAGGCAGAAAGGGATAAACCATCTGGATTAAGTACAGCATCCCTTTTCCGTGTCTGAATTATACAGAAAAGACCTTTCCATTCTGCAGTTTTTGAAGCCAGGCTGAGTTACTGTTGGGTCTTTCTGTGTTTTGTCGACTAAAGTTTCAAAGAATTAATAATTTAGGCAACACTTTGAAATAGTAAACCACCTATTGGGCTGTTTCCTGAAGCCACAGAAGGATTTAGATACAGTgcattttgtttattgtttttgttttttatgcgTGTAACTGAAGATTTAACAAGAGTGCTTGCTTGCCCTTATTTAAGCTGAATATTGCTGTGTACTAATGCCAATTCCAAGCAAACGTATTGGCCGTTCTCAGAGCTGGGATGCTGCAGGATGGTATGAAGGAAACTGGGAGAATGAAAATACATTTGAATACCAAAGACCTCCGGGGAGAAGGAATTCTTTAACCTATGATGGAGAAGGAGTTTGGTATGAGCAGCCAAGCCATAGAGCTCATGATATCATCTTGCAGGGAGGTGCAGAACTGAAGCAAGAGCCATATCCATACCAGGAGCCAGTTGTTAACCGCAGTCCTTTACGGAAAGGTTCTGTTCCTGACAGTTATTACGACAGGCAGCCTACAATGTCTGCACGAAGTTCCTTGCCACCACAGGATTACTACAATGACCCATCCTTAGCTGCTAGATCACCTAAAGAGCCACACTACTATAGAGACCATATGATTGATAGACCATTACCGAATTATGGCATGCCTAGTGGCAGAAGATTGGCTTGGGATCATATGCAAGTACGATCACCTGCCCCTCGTGAAGCCAGCCGCATGTATAGAGATCCAGTGACTAAAATGGTCCCTGAGGCACAGAGGGTTCAAAACAGAGATCCTTCTCCAGCAAGGTATGGTGTTGATCCTCCCACACCTAGATATGGGGCAGACCCTCCAACATTTCTTAATCGGCAAGGTTATAATGACACAGTGGGTAGATCTATAGATTCTGCAGCTGGTAGACAAGTTACACCAACATGTTTGGTAGTTGATCCAAATTCAACAACAGCTCCTGGTGGAAGTGTAGTTCTACCTGCTGCTCCTATAAACTGTGGTTATGGACCAGTCAGGGAAAATGTTAGTACAAAGGTTCCTTATGATGGCTATGAAACAGCCACAACTCCTTCCCTTGCTCAGATGCCTGCACCTTTCCCAGGACACAACATTAAAAGTAATGTGGATCCAGAGTTCTTAGCACTTCTGCGTTCCGAAGGAGTATCTGAAATTACACTCAGTGCCTTGCTACAGCAAGGCTTTGATTCTCCAAGCATGCTAGCAATGATGGAGGACAATGACATAAAATCAGTTGCTCCAAATTTAGGACAGGTGAGAGTGCTTTCTAGAATTGCCCATACTTACAAAATAGAAATGCAGATGCAAAGGCAGGATAGGAAGAGCATCATCATCCGTCCCAGATACAGGTCTAACAGCTTCAGTCACCGAAGTCAATTGCTCCAGAATGAATATGGAATGCACCCAGCAACCAGCCCTATGGAAGATGGTGCAGTGATGCACCAGCCAGTGGCCACTTCTGTGCAGCCAATTTCCCCAAGAGTAGCAGAAGTAACTCGTCGTCCATCTAGTGCTCCAACCCAGCATCTTCTAGAAACTGCAACTTACTCTGCATCTGGGTTACCCCATCAAAGTGCTCCTTTTCTTCCCAATTCTGGATACCGTGCTTCTGGTCCATGCAGTATGTATACTCGACAAGCACCTGGCTATTCTCCAGCTGGAATATCTATGAATGCACTGCAAACAAATCCACATCCAAATCCCAAAACAGCATACTCAACTACATACACTGTACCCATGGAGCTGATGAAGCGGGAAAGAAATCCTCCATTATCCCCAATGCATAGCCCTCTCAACAGCCCTCGGCTCCTTCGAAAACAAGGAACCCAAATGGATCCCAACCTGCTGCCAGCAGGACCAAGTTTTCCAATGCAGCACACTCCATATCAAAAAGCCACACGGCGCACAGGGCCACCAGTTATTGTCTCCACCATGGCATCGCCTGAATCAAGTAATTACTTTGAAATATATTCCTTTATAGAGTTTCTTTTAGGACTGttatattcatgttgatttttaaaaatatttggcaTATTAATAACAGACATAAACCATTAACTATATTGTTACATGTACCAACATGAAAAGACACAAGTCCCCCGTGCATTTAATAAATCACTCCAGCATGAGGATTCACTGTGATTTAATTGATGGTTTTTTTTACTTAGTTCACAGCCATTAAAAATAGCAAGTGTGCCAAGTCATGATTCTGCAATGAATCTTGCCATTTCTGTTATTTACAAGGTACATAAGATTGAATACTAACACTTTCTAGGGCAATTAGCCTGAAAGGTTTCATTTTTAGACGGTCTTCTCCCAATTGTTATCAGCACAAATGGGCTTTTCAGAAGAAACAGTGTTTCCTTGATGAAATTTATCAAGTAACTTATCAAGTAACTAATGATGTGATCCTTGGGCAGTAATCATTTTTTTGTTTGGATGCTTCttgtcttttttctttcattATTAACAGGGTGTTCCAAATAAAATGCTGTGCTATTGATTTCTTATTGGAAATACTTATGAATATAGAAGTGGTTAACAAATAAGTTGGCATTTACTGCTAAAGTCAATCAGTAGCCACTAGAGTGATAAATAGGTGGGAATACTTCTCCTGAAATTCCTTTCCCATTTTTTAGACTGAATATTTAAGCTGAAATGAAAACAACTGCCATCAGTGAAACTGTAGCAATTGCCTCAAGTTAGTAAATGGTATGAGTCAATTTCCTCCATGGCAGCATTATCTAGCAAAGGTTGGCTGTGCCTAAGGCTGCAAGACTATGTGCAGTTACTGGGATTAAATCCCATTAAATTAAGGAGAATTTACATGCGGGGGGCGGAGGTCTTAACAAAGGACTCAATCCAACCACAGTGAAGTACATTTAAGTccagttgatttcaatgggagaactAAGCAAATGCTTTCACTCCCTTCAGTTGCAATAAAAAGATTTGAAACTACTTATGCTTGCCTTGGGCCCCCAAGTAAACCATTTATAAACATAAAAAGAATGCCTCATCGATGATGTTGTGTTCTTTTAAAGGTGGAACTGGAGAAAGTTAGCAGAATTAACTTGTAGccttcaactttttaaaaatggattgctCTTAGATTAGATTTTGTGATGTGTGAAATAAATGCATACGTACACATACCTCAGATAGATGAGAACACTATGTGTATAGGTATATTAAGAACAGAgtaagcttctttttttaaataaatccttCTGGAAAAATTGAGGCTGAGGGTAGAGCATGGGTTGTGAAAATGCTTATTTTGCTTAAATGTGAACCTGTTGATTAGTAACGTTGGAAGGAGGAGCCCTTATTATAGTTTGAAGTGGATTGGCTGTAAACAGCTTCTCAAAAATGCTCAGGTAGAACAATTTCTACATAACTTCTTGTACAAAGATTAAGAATTTGTCAATTTGTGGGGAATTATGTTTTTTGGAAGACTAAATGGCACTATTAATCAGAATCTCTTGTAATTGATCATTTAATGTTGCCTCAGAAATGGAAGGAACAAGCTAAAGGAAAAAGCATACAGTGACCCAGTGCAGTGAGACTGTAGGTAGCTACTTCTAATAGCTTGTAAATGTGACAATTTTCAGTAGAGTTCATCCTTTTTTAAGGTGAAGGCAGGCACTTATTCTAAACATGGTGGAAATGGTTTGAATACACATTCTCTGCCTTGAAAACAAATGCCTCCAAATACAGATAAGGCTTGTTACAGTTCCATGACACTTGAGAATATCTTTCTGTCTTTACCTCTTACTCTTCTATCACTCTTCTTATTTAAACtttgaaatgtatattttagtGAAAAATCTATAACTATTTTCCCTTTTAAATTATTACGTCTGTTTATAAGACAATACCAGCAGCATTGTTGAGATGCGATCAGCCTCCTTCTTGAGTCAAACATTCATTCTCTGCAACCACATCATTTGCATGAGGATGACATTTGTTGCTCCAGTAATTTCATCTGATAATGGCCAGCTTGCAAAGCGGATCTGAAAACATATTCCTTAATTATGTGTTGCTAAGCAACGAGAGGGTTTGGTCATAATCACAGAAAGATTATCTTTCTATTGAAGTCACTGAAAAAGGTTTAGCTGAAGTAGCACCTTCAGCCAAATTTTGTCTCCATTcttgttttgttctgctttttctGCCCAAAACAACGAAAGAAGATATTCTCCCCGTCTCAATATGCAAATTTAATCTAGGAGTCAAGGTAAGATCCATTGTTAATAGAAACATACGTGAAATGGAATTCACAGGTATCTTAATTATAAAGAAATATGTGTATTTATACAAAAACATGCTCAAGTAATGTTCAGAAAAGATGCTTGAACAATAATTTGATATCATGTAACAAATCATAACACATTTGCCAGGTCATAGCTGGG comes from the Rhineura floridana isolate rRhiFlo1 chromosome 7, rRhiFlo1.hap2, whole genome shotgun sequence genome and includes:
- the CTBP2 gene encoding C-terminal-binding protein 2 isoform X3; translated protein: MPIPSKRIGRSQSWDAAGWYEGNWENENTFEYQRPPGRRNSLTYDGEGVWYEQPSHRAHDIILQGGAELKQEPYPYQEPVVNRSPLRKGSVPDSYYDRQPTMSARSSLPPQDYYNDPSLAARSPKEPHYYRDHMIDRPLPNYGMPSGRRLAWDHMQVRSPAPREASRMYRDPVTKMVPEAQRVQNRDPSPARYGVDPPTPRYGADPPTFLNRQGYNDTVGRSIDSAAGRQVTPTCLVVDPNSTTAPGGSVVLPAAPINCGYGPVRENVSTKVPYDGYETATTPSLAQMPAPFPGHNIKSNVDPEFLALLRSEGVSEITLSALLQQGFDSPSMLAMMEDNDIKSVAPNLGQVRVLSRIAHTYKIEMQMQRQDRKSIIIRPRYRSNSFSHRSQLLQNEYGMHPATSPMEDGAVMHQPVATSVQPISPRVAEVTRRPSSAPTQHLLETATYSASGLPHQSAPFLPNSGYRASGPCSMYTRQAPGYSPAGISMNALQTNPHPNPKTAYSTTYTVPMELMKRERNPPLSPMHSPLNSPRLLRKQGTQMDPNLLPAGPSFPMQHTPYQKATRRTGPPVIVSTMASPESSIRPQIMNGPMHPRPLVALLDGRDCTVEMPILKDLATVAFCDAQSTQEIHEKVLNEAVGAMMYHTITLTREDLEKFKALRVIVRIGSGYDNIDIKAAGELGIAVCNIPSAAVEETADSTLCHILNLYRRNTWLYQALREGTRVQSVEQIREVASGAARIRGETLGLIGFGRTAQAVAVRAKAFGFNVIFYDPYLQDGIERSLGVQRVYTLQDLLYQSDCVSLHCNLNEHNHHLINDFTIKQMRQGAFLVNTARGGLVDEKALTQALKEGRIRGAALDVHESEPFSFAQGPLKDAPNLICTPHTAWYSEQASLEMREAAATEIRRAITGRIPESLRNCVNKEFFVTTAPWSVIDQQAIHPELNGATYRYPPGMVSVTPGGIPAAMEGIIPGGIPVTHNLPTVAHPSQAPSPNQPSKHGDNREHPNEQ